One stretch of Dissulfurimicrobium hydrothermale DNA includes these proteins:
- a CDS encoding S1C family serine protease yields MRYFFSLGGVLFIILFLGLLSPSGAAGFVGEGRQEIQFCQRIGRSVVNITSLAITQDMALAPFPPKGCGSGFIIDYQGHIVTDAQIISDMHSIEVTFSDGRKWPARLMAIDPDTQIAVLQVLAPPKELEEFPPLSFSITNNLSPGMPVMAFGNPFGLGYTVSCGVLHGPIRSISTPDGRVIDLIIQTDIPINSDDIGGPLVDLSGRVLGMNTLIFTPQGQSQGVGFAISSEIIQNIVSQIISKGRISRPWLGVRLSAVTPALSRVLGLPVEKGAMVTDVVKDGPAARAGMEGSKKELRLGNHVYPVGGDIIVAIDGKPVDSDTAVIRFLQTKEPGSTVQVSFYRDKELKTIKFRLGQRPGDNGKSKINTTAR; encoded by the coding sequence ATGCGCTACTTTTTTAGTCTTGGAGGCGTGTTATTCATCATCCTGTTTTTGGGTCTTCTGAGTCCGTCTGGTGCGGCAGGGTTTGTTGGAGAGGGTCGGCAGGAGATACAATTTTGCCAAAGGATCGGGAGGAGCGTTGTAAACATAACAAGCCTTGCCATTACACAGGATATGGCCTTGGCCCCATTTCCACCAAAAGGCTGCGGTTCAGGTTTTATTATTGATTACCAGGGCCATATCGTCACAGACGCCCAGATTATAAGCGATATGCATTCCATAGAAGTAACCTTCAGCGACGGCAGGAAATGGCCTGCGCGTCTTATGGCAATCGATCCGGATACCCAGATAGCGGTACTGCAGGTCCTGGCGCCGCCGAAAGAGCTTGAGGAGTTCCCGCCGCTTTCTTTCAGTATAACAAACAATCTCAGTCCAGGCATGCCTGTAATGGCATTCGGTAATCCATTCGGTCTTGGTTATACAGTATCATGCGGTGTGCTCCATGGCCCCATACGCAGCATATCCACACCTGACGGCCGCGTAATCGATCTTATCATACAGACTGACATACCGATAAATTCTGACGATATCGGCGGACCGCTTGTGGACTTATCGGGTAGGGTTTTAGGTATGAACACGCTTATTTTCACCCCCCAGGGGCAATCCCAAGGCGTCGGGTTTGCAATATCTTCGGAGATTATTCAAAATATTGTATCGCAGATCATCTCAAAAGGGCGTATATCAAGGCCGTGGCTTGGCGTAAGGCTGAGTGCGGTGACGCCTGCATTGTCTAGGGTGCTTGGTTTACCTGTAGAAAAGGGGGCTATGGTGACGGATGTTGTCAAGGATGGTCCGGCTGCAAGGGCCGGCATGGAGGGGAGCAAGAAGGAGTTGAGATTGGGCAACCATGTCTATCCGGTAGGTGGTGATATAATAGTCGCCATAGACGGCAAACCCGTGGACTCTGATACGGCTGTAATCCGTTTTTTACAGACCAAGGAGCCAGGCAGTACTGTTCAGGTGTCTTTTTACAGGGATAAAGAACTCAAGACAATAAAATTTCGCCTTGGGCAAAGACCAGGGGACAATGGCAAGAGCAAAATTAATACCACTGCCAGATAG